A stretch of the Lolium perenne isolate Kyuss_39 chromosome 3, Kyuss_2.0, whole genome shotgun sequence genome encodes the following:
- the LOC127338443 gene encoding uncharacterized protein produces MVSMAAAAKIAVLLAVAALFATAGADDPQAKKEAGCWQCYSTCMDKCDSYPNAPLRSANRTEPAAHIAVDDGAAAATGTAHSTDGAVANVSDSYDDKGDDEDEDEDDDDKDKDKDKDKDKDDDKDDDKDDKKDDDDEDEDEDDDDDDNSHSSNGGKDYFTCKKKCIVDCYKDLPPVCYKMCIAETCLKLPPYKQGDCFKACGHKCFHNHPGPKPGPPKPKPKPKPTPPKPKPPTPPKPTPTPTPPKPTPTPTPTPPKPTPPQNPPCPKRCPPSPKPKPPPKYRPPCPPAAKKAPEAKEGSHVSLPCARPGGCRPEQATNDTRNGNTNN; encoded by the exons ATGGtctccatggcggcggcggccaagATCGCCGTCCTCCTGGCCGTGGCGGCGCTCTTCGCCACAGCGGGGGCGGACGACCCGCAAGCCAAAAAAGAAGCAGGGTGCTGGCAGTGCTACTCAACATGCATGGACAAGTGCGACAGCTACCCCAACGCCCCTCTCCGCTCGGCCAACCGTACCGAACCTGCCGCCCACATAGCCGTCGACGACGGTGCAGCGGCCGCCACAGGCACCGCCCACTCTACCGATGGTGCTGTCGCCAATGTCTCCGACAGCTACGACGACAAGGGTGATGATGAGGACGAGGATGAGGATGACGATGACAAGGACAAGGACAAGGATAAAGACAAGGACAAGGACGACGACAAGGACGACGACAAGGATGATAAGAaggatgacgacgatgaggatgaagatgaagacgatgacgacgacgacaatAGCcacagcagcaacggcggcaagGACTACTTCACGTGCAAGAAGAAGTGCATCGTGGACTGCTACAAAGACCTGCCGCCGGTGTGCTACAAGATGTGCATCGCAGAGACCTGCCTCAAGCTGCCGCCAT ATAAACAGGGGGATTGCTTCAAAGCATGCGGGCACAAATGCTTCCACAACCACCCCGGGCCCAAACCGGGTCCACCTAAACCGAAGCCGAAGCCGAAGCCCACGCCGCCAAAGCCGAAGCCACCGACGCCGCCAAAGCCCACGCCGACCCCTACGCCGCCAAAGCCAACGCCAACGCCAACGCCCACTCCGCCGAAGCCAACCCCTCCGCAGAACCCGCCGTGCCCGAAGCGGTGCCCCCCGAGCCCGAAGCCGAAGCCCCCACCGAAGTATAGGCCGCCGTGCCCGCCAGCGGCCAAAAAAGCGCCGGAAGCTAAAGAAGGTTCCCACGTAAGTCTTCCGTGTGCCCGTCCCGGGGGGTGCCGGCCAGAGCAGGCAACCAACGACACCAGGAACGGCAACACCAACAACTGA